A region of Paramormyrops kingsleyae isolate MSU_618 chromosome 17, PKINGS_0.4, whole genome shotgun sequence DNA encodes the following proteins:
- the LOC111841492 gene encoding tyrosine-protein kinase BAZ1B-like isoform X2 yields MAPLLGRKPYPLVKSLAEPPGSGEEIYIIPHTQEAFGDKEEFEARLQRYSEHIWTCKSTGSGQLTHKEAWEEEQEVAELLKEEYPLWFEKPVLEMVHHNTLSLDKLVDQAWLEIFTKYAVGEECDFLVGKDRSLRVKVVEVLPLEGVLDELVEKKVEGACDSPSSDKENTSREQLKVELQPEEESRRSHSCDRARRSPRKLPTSLKEHRKKWVMPKFLPHKYNVKLMDEDQLISNVPADSLFRTERPPNKEIVRYFIRHNALRMGTGESAPWVVEDELVKKYSLPSKFSDFLLDPYKYMADFPSGKRKSLSLPEGKPEKKTKTTDGEDAAVKGARKKLQKTTPQTLPLGPTTWGHVQEENGSPLKVKNGGSPKKRSTSGGDSGVHVSQAKRHGKSVAKAAGGQKTSRKMKMKQMTLLEVTKTGSSATPRKLKNRGPGTPKPGKPLPPMALHLLRYYRENKDKEEKRNALSCLISKVAKVLTPEDRTRLPEELRDMVQKRWELLEYKRRWAAMTEEEKQDAMRKKREEIKEKLRERAKERREKEMLVRREQQRRYEDQELVGKNIPNFKLADMPDGLPNVLFGDIAMVTDFLNCYSGLLMPEDQSPITAAALMEALATKQAGFLYLNRVLVILLQTLLQDELAEGYSELDMPLSEIPLTMHSVSELVRLCLRPSDAHDEGSGHGSEDWVWGAPDDTLSTEMLEKLETSEVFELNPQEKIGLLVALCHRILLTYSVEDHVDAMQHRAAELWKERLATLKEANDRVRAEKQRRKEQMEAKLGGGDWVNVEGSGAGGAAKQDKRRDGGAKKEGGGGESVASDPLPEDMVSVVRSRRLQTIQAKKEKEEQERLNKERMEKEAGEERVRKRKAAAERAFQEGISKAKLVLRRMPLGTDRNHSRYWLFSDAVPGLYIEKGWVHNSINYSFTLPPKEEEEEEEEEEDDEADVTESKEECSTDGGQQGTPETPVESTVPKRGQNLWFVCDSLAQLQELMDSLHPQGVRESELKNHLQYRYQDIQQSISAAQKAGSQQKTCDSPLELLHYLQNDILEVALRLQKGGLGDLDDIGRFEDKVRSLVSLKDFGQCIITLQESVFTKFLQGFMDPKQNKRKKKQNGEEGSKVEEAEEEKRLADEARVATAVEKWKAAIREAQTFSRMHVLLGMLDSSIKWDMSAENARCKVCRRKGEDDKLILCDKCKKAFHLFCLRPALYSIPDRDWLCLGCQPALTRRHSHGRSYDEHSEEEEEEDDDEEEDDEEDENSEEEEDDKNEDDKATGHYLRSRKARGKKSCSRKAGAKSRGGQQKESPSNAVDIDELVQQNFVRGGCRRALELDRCEEILQRLVKFRYSWPFRKPVSPDLVEDYQDVISQPMNFQTMLCKFSDGHYRHSGDFLEDMKLVFSNAEEYNPPDSPVLSCLLKTERVFMDLLAQLLPGLAYFRRHKRACRNRGDEEEAEAAPEEPGRAARPGRPSGNKRQEYGDGLRKSGQRDLRSEEEESSCEEEEDGGLRKSRRAAVLGQRKNYREVESDSDREEAVVYRKRGRGRPRRDSRQDHTRCFAEAGDGKGGGASLRHSKRQKPSL; encoded by the exons ATGGCACCGCTCCTGGGGCGGAAGCCCTACCCTCTGGTCAAGTCGCTGGCTGAGCCGCCTGGCTCTGGAGAAGAGATCTACATAATCCCGCACACCCAGGAGGCCTTCGGGGACAAAGA AGAGTTTGAGGCTCGCCTGCAGAGGTACAGCGAGCACATCTGGACCTGCAAGAGCACAGGCAGCGGCCAGCTGACGCATAAGGAGGCctgggaggaggagcaggaggtggCTGAACT CCTCAAGGAGGAATACCCTCTGTGGTTTGAGAAACCAGTCCTGGAGATGGTTCACCATAACACTCTTTCCCTGGACAAGCTGGTGGACCAGGCATGGCTGGAGATCTTCACCAAGTATGCTGTTGGTGAGGAATGTGACTTCCTG GTGGGGAAGGACAGGAGCCTCAGGGTGAAGGTGGTGGAGGTGCTGCCCCTGGAGGGAGTGCTGGATGAGCTGGTGGAGAAGAAGGTGGAGGGGGCCTGTGACTCCCCATCCAGTGATAAGGAGAATACCAGCAGGGAACAGCTGAAGGTGGAGCTGCAGCCTGAGGAGGAGAGCAGGAGGAGTCACTCCT GTGACCGTGCCCGACGCTCCCCCAGAAAGCTTCCCACCAGCCTCAAGGAGCACAGGAAGAAGTGGGTCATGCCCAAGTTCCTGCCGCACAAGTATAACGTCAAGCTGATGGATGAGGACCAG CTCATCAGCAACGTTCCCGCCGATAGCCTCTTTCGCACAGAGAGACCCCCCAACAAAGAGATTGTGCGCTACTTTATCAGACACAACGCTCTGCGCATGGGTACGGGAGAGAGCGCCCCCTGGGTGGTGGAGGACGAACTGGTGAAGAAGTACAGCCTGCCTAGCAAGTTCAGTGACTTTCTGCTGGATCCATACAAG TACATGGCCGACTTCCCGTCCGGTAAGCGTAAGAGTTTGAGTTTGCCAGAGGGGAAGCCAGAGAAGAAGACAAAGACAACCGACGGGGAGGACGCTGCCGTGAAGGGGGCGAGGAAGAAGCTGCAGAAGACGACGCCTCAGACTCTGCCCCTCGGACCGACGACATGGGGACACGTGCAG GAGGAGAACGGCTCTCCCTTGAAAGTGAAGAATGGCGGGTCTCCTAAGAAGAGGAGCACCAGCGGAGGGGATAGTGGGGTTCATGTGTCACAAGCAAAGAGACACGGGAAGAGTGTGGCCAAGGCAGCCGGTGGCCAGAAGACCTCCAGGAAGATGAAGATGAAGCAGATGACTTTGCTGGAGGTGACCAAGACCGGTTCTTCTGCAACCCCCAGGAAGTTGAAGAACAGAGGACCCGGAACTCCCAAACCGGGCAAACCCCTGCCGCCGATGGCCCTCCACCTGCTCCGCTATTACCGGGAGAACAAAGACAAGGAGGAGAAGAGGAACGCCCTGTCCTGCCTCATATCCAAGGTGGCCAAGGTGCTGACACCTGAGGACCGGACCAGGCTGCCCGAGGAATTGCGGGATATGGTTCAGAAACGCTGGGAGCTCCTGGAGTACAAAAGGCGCTGGGCAGCCATGACAGAGGAGGAGAAGCAGGACGCCATGCGCAAGAAGCGGGAGGAGATCAAGGAGAAGCTGCGTGAACGAGCCAAGGAGCGCCGGGAGAAGGAGATGCTGGTCCGGAGGGAGCAGCAGCGCCGCTATGAGGACCAGGAGCTGGTGGGAAAGAACATCCCTAACTTCAAGCTGGCGGACATGCCTGATGGGCTGCCCAACGTGCTCTTTGGGGACATTGCCATGGTGACAGACTTTCTCAACTGCTACTCTGGCCTGCTGATGCCTGAGGACCAGTCCCCCATTACGGCCGCTGCCCTCATGGAGGCTCTCGCCACCAAACAAGCTGGCTTCCTGTACTTGAACCGTGTGTTAGTGATCCTTCTGCAGACGCTGCTACAGGACGAACTGGCCGAGGGCTACAGCGAGCTGGACATGCCGTTGTCGGAGATCCCGCTCACCATGCATTCTGTCTCGGAGCTGGTCCGGCTCTGCCTGCGTCCCAGCGATGCCCACGACGAAGGCAGCGGCCATGGCTCTGAGGACTGGGTGTGGGGGGCCCCGGACGACACGCTGAGCACCGAGATGCTGGAGAAGCTGGAGACCTCAGAAGTATTTGAGCTGAACCCGCAGGAGAAGATCGGCCTGCTGGTGGCGCTGTGCCACCGCATCCTTTTGACCTACTCGGTGGAGGACCACGTGGACGCCATGCAGCACCGCGCGGCCGAGCTCTGGAAGGAGCGCCTGGCCACGCTGAAGGAGGCCAACGACCGCGTACGAGCGGAGAAACAGAGGCGCAAGGAGCAGATGGAGGCTAAGCTGGGGGGCGGTGATTGGGTCAATGTGGAGGGCAGTGGTGCCGGAGGGGCGGCCAAGCAGGACAAGCGGAGAGATGGGGGGGCCAAGAAGGAAGGTGGCGGGGGGGAGTCGGTGGCCTCAGACCCTCTGCCTGAGGACATGGTGAGTGTGGTGAGGAGCAGGAGGCTACAGACCATTCAAGCtaagaaggagaaggaggagcaAGAGCGGCTGAACAAAG AGCGCATGGAGAAGGAGGCGGGGGAGGAGCGGGTGCGTAAGCGTAAGGCGGCGGCGGAGAGGGCCTTTCAGGAGGGCATCAGCAAGGCCAAGCTGGTCTTGAGGCGCATGCCGCTGGGCACGGACCGCAACCACAgcag GTACTGGCTTTTCTCTGATGCAGTGCCGGGCCTGTACATTGAGAAGGGCTGGGTACACAACAGCATAAACTACAGCTTTACTCTACCCCctaaagaggaggaggaggaggaggaagaagaggaggacgACGAGGCTGATGTGACAG AAAGTAAAGAGGAATGCAGTACAGAtggtggccagcaggggacacCTGAGACCCCTGTTGAAAGTACAGTTCCCAAAAGGGGACAGAATCTTTG GTTCGTGTGCGACTCCTTAGCCCAGCTGCAAGAGCTGATGGACAGTTTGCACCCCCAAGGTGTGCGGGAGAGCGAGCTGAAGAACCATCTCCAGTACAG GTACCAGGATATTCAGCAGTCCATCAGCGCTGCCCAGAAGGCCGGATCGCAGCAGAAGACCTGTGACAGCCCCCTGGAACTGCTCCATTACTTACAGAACGACATCCTGGAGGTGGCCTTGCGGCTGCAGAAGGGCGGCCTTGGCGACCTGGACGACATCGGCAGGTTTGAGGACAAG GTACGCTCGCTGGTGAGCCTGAAGGACTTCGGGCAGTGCATCATCACCCTCCAGGAGAGCGTCTTCACCAAGTTCCTGCAGGGCTTCATGGACCCCAAGCAGAAtaagagaaagaaaaagcagaatggAGAAGAAGGGAGCAAAGTGGAGGAAGCGGAGGAGGAGAAGAGGCTGGCTGACGAGGCAAGG gtGGCGACAGCTGTGGAGAAGTGGAAGGCCGCCATCCGCGAGGCGCAGACGTTCTCGCGGATGCACGTCCTGCTGGGTATGTTGGATTCCAGTATCAAGTGGGACATGTCGGCTGAGAACGCTCGCTGTAAGGTGTGCCGGAGGAAAG GGGAAGATGACAAGCTGATCCTTTGTGATAAGTGTAAAAAGGCCTTCCATCTGTTCTGCCTCCGTCCGGCACTCTACTCCATCCCAGACAGGGACTGGCTCTGCCTTGGATGTCAGCCTGCCCTGACTCGCCGTCATTCCCACGGAAG AAGCTATGACGAACACtctgaagaggaggaggaggaggatgatgatgaggaagaggatgatgaggaagatgaaaattctgaagaggaggaggatgacAAGAATGAGGATGATAAAGCCACTGGGCATTATT TGAGGTCAAGGAAGGCCAGGGGGAAGAAGTCCTGCAGCAGGAAGGCGGGCGCCAAGTCCCGCGGCGGCCAGCAGAAGGAATCCCCTAGCAACGCCGTCGACATAGACGAGCTG GTGCAGCAAAACTTCGTGAGGGGCGGGTGTCGACGGGCCCTGGAGCTGGACCGCTGTGAGGAGATCCTGCAGCGGCTGGTCAAGTTCCGCTACTCCTGGCCATTCAG GAAGCCGGTCTCTCCTGATTTGGTTGAGGATTACCAAGACGTCATCTCCCAGCCCATGAACTTCCAGACCATGCTGTGCAAGTTCTCTGACGGCCATTACCGGCACAGCGGCGACTTTCTGGAGGACATGAAGCTGGTGTTCTCTAATGCCGAGGAGTACAACCCACCTGACAGCCCCGTGCTCTCCTGCCTGCTGAAGACGGAGCGCGTGTTCATGGACCTTCTGGCCCAGCTGCTGCCGGGACTTGCTTACTTCCGACGCCACAAGCGCGCCTGCCGCAACCGTGGCGACGAGGAGGAGGCCGAGGCGGCACCGGAGGAGCCCGGGCGCGCTGCCCGACCAGGGAGGCCCAGTGGGAACAAGAGACAGGAATACGGAGACGGCCTTCGTAAGAGTGGCCAGCGTGACCTGAGgtcagaggaagaggagagcagctgtgaggaggaggaggacggtGGACTGAGGAAGAGCAGGCGGGCTGCTGTCCTGGGCCAAAGGAAGAATTACCGCGAGGTGGAGAGCGACAGCGATCGGGAGGAGGCTGTGGTCTACAGGAAACGGGGCCGTGGAAGGCCACGGCGGGACAGCAGACAAGACCATACCCGGTGCTTTGCAGAGGCAGGAGACGGtaaagggggcggggccagccTACGGCATTCCAAACGGCAGAAACCATCtctgtga
- the LOC111841492 gene encoding tyrosine-protein kinase BAZ1B-like isoform X3 yields MAPLLGRKPYPLVKSLAEPPGSGEEIYIIPHTQEAFGDKEEFEARLQRYSEHIWTCKSTGSGQLTHKEAWEEEQEVAELLKEEYPLWFEKPVLEMVHHNTLSLDKLVDQAWLEIFTKYAVGEECDFLVGKDRSLRVKVVEVLPLEGVLDELVEKKVEGACDSPSSDKENTSREQLKVELQPEEESRRSHSCDRARRSPRKLPTSLKEHRKKWVMPKFLPHKYNVKLMDEDQLISNVPADSLFRTERPPNKEIVRYFIRHNALRMGTGESAPWVVEDELVKKYSLPSKFSDFLLDPYKYMADFPSGKRKSLSLPEGKPEKKTKTTDGEDAAVKGARKKLQKTTPQTLPLGPTTWGHVQKEENGSPLKVKNGGSPKKRSTSGGDSGVHVSQAKRHGKSVAKAAGGQKTSRKMKMKQMTLLEVTKTGSSATPRKLKNRGPGTPKPGKPLPPMALHLLRYYRENKDKEEKRNALSCLISKVAKVLTPEDRTRLPEELRDMVQKRWELLEYKRRWAAMTEEEKQDAMRKKREEIKEKLRERAKERREKEMLVRREQQRRYEDQELVGKNIPNFKLADMPDGLPNVLFGDIAMVTDFLNCYSGLLMPEDQSPITAAALMEALATKQAGFLYLNRVLVILLQTLLQDELAEGYSELDMPLSEIPLTMHSVSELVRLCLRPSDAHDEGSGHGSEDWVWGAPDDTLSTEMLEKLETSEVFELNPQEKIGLLVALCHRILLTYSVEDHVDAMQHRAAELWKERLATLKEANDRVRAEKQRRKEQMEAKLGGGDWVNVEGSGAGGAAKQDKRRDGGAKKEGGGGESVASDPLPEDMVSVVRSRRLQTIQAKKEKEEQERLNKERMEKEAGEERVRKRKAAAERAFQEGISKAKLVLRRMPLGTDRNHSRYWLFSDAVPGLYIEKGWVHNSINYSFTLPPKEEEEEEEEEEDDEADVTESKEECSTDGGQQGTPETPVESTVPKRGQNLWFVCDSLAQLQELMDSLHPQGVRESELKNHLQYRYQDIQQSISAAQKAGSQQKTCDSPLELLHYLQNDILEVALRLQKGGLGDLDDIGRFEDKVRSLVSLKDFGQCIITLQESVFTKFLQGFMDPKQNKRKKKQNGEEGSKVEEAEEEKRLADEVATAVEKWKAAIREAQTFSRMHVLLGMLDSSIKWDMSAENARCKVCRRKGEDDKLILCDKCKKAFHLFCLRPALYSIPDRDWLCLGCQPALTRRHSHGRSYDEHSEEEEEEDDDEEEDDEEDENSEEEEDDKNEDDKATGHYLRSRKARGKKSCSRKAGAKSRGGQQKESPSNAVDIDELVQQNFVRGGCRRALELDRCEEILQRLVKFRYSWPFRKPVSPDLVEDYQDVISQPMNFQTMLCKFSDGHYRHSGDFLEDMKLVFSNAEEYNPPDSPVLSCLLKTERVFMDLLAQLLPGLAYFRRHKRACRNRGDEEEAEAAPEEPGRAARPGRPSGNKRQEYGDGLRKSGQRDLRSEEEESSCEEEEDGGLRKSRRAAVLGQRKNYREVESDSDREEAVVYRKRGRGRPRRDSRQDHTRCFAEAGDGKGGGASLRHSKRQKPSL; encoded by the exons ATGGCACCGCTCCTGGGGCGGAAGCCCTACCCTCTGGTCAAGTCGCTGGCTGAGCCGCCTGGCTCTGGAGAAGAGATCTACATAATCCCGCACACCCAGGAGGCCTTCGGGGACAAAGA AGAGTTTGAGGCTCGCCTGCAGAGGTACAGCGAGCACATCTGGACCTGCAAGAGCACAGGCAGCGGCCAGCTGACGCATAAGGAGGCctgggaggaggagcaggaggtggCTGAACT CCTCAAGGAGGAATACCCTCTGTGGTTTGAGAAACCAGTCCTGGAGATGGTTCACCATAACACTCTTTCCCTGGACAAGCTGGTGGACCAGGCATGGCTGGAGATCTTCACCAAGTATGCTGTTGGTGAGGAATGTGACTTCCTG GTGGGGAAGGACAGGAGCCTCAGGGTGAAGGTGGTGGAGGTGCTGCCCCTGGAGGGAGTGCTGGATGAGCTGGTGGAGAAGAAGGTGGAGGGGGCCTGTGACTCCCCATCCAGTGATAAGGAGAATACCAGCAGGGAACAGCTGAAGGTGGAGCTGCAGCCTGAGGAGGAGAGCAGGAGGAGTCACTCCT GTGACCGTGCCCGACGCTCCCCCAGAAAGCTTCCCACCAGCCTCAAGGAGCACAGGAAGAAGTGGGTCATGCCCAAGTTCCTGCCGCACAAGTATAACGTCAAGCTGATGGATGAGGACCAG CTCATCAGCAACGTTCCCGCCGATAGCCTCTTTCGCACAGAGAGACCCCCCAACAAAGAGATTGTGCGCTACTTTATCAGACACAACGCTCTGCGCATGGGTACGGGAGAGAGCGCCCCCTGGGTGGTGGAGGACGAACTGGTGAAGAAGTACAGCCTGCCTAGCAAGTTCAGTGACTTTCTGCTGGATCCATACAAG TACATGGCCGACTTCCCGTCCGGTAAGCGTAAGAGTTTGAGTTTGCCAGAGGGGAAGCCAGAGAAGAAGACAAAGACAACCGACGGGGAGGACGCTGCCGTGAAGGGGGCGAGGAAGAAGCTGCAGAAGACGACGCCTCAGACTCTGCCCCTCGGACCGACGACATGGGGACACGTGCAG AAGGAGGAGAACGGCTCTCCCTTGAAAGTGAAGAATGGCGGGTCTCCTAAGAAGAGGAGCACCAGCGGAGGGGATAGTGGGGTTCATGTGTCACAAGCAAAGAGACACGGGAAGAGTGTGGCCAAGGCAGCCGGTGGCCAGAAGACCTCCAGGAAGATGAAGATGAAGCAGATGACTTTGCTGGAGGTGACCAAGACCGGTTCTTCTGCAACCCCCAGGAAGTTGAAGAACAGAGGACCCGGAACTCCCAAACCGGGCAAACCCCTGCCGCCGATGGCCCTCCACCTGCTCCGCTATTACCGGGAGAACAAAGACAAGGAGGAGAAGAGGAACGCCCTGTCCTGCCTCATATCCAAGGTGGCCAAGGTGCTGACACCTGAGGACCGGACCAGGCTGCCCGAGGAATTGCGGGATATGGTTCAGAAACGCTGGGAGCTCCTGGAGTACAAAAGGCGCTGGGCAGCCATGACAGAGGAGGAGAAGCAGGACGCCATGCGCAAGAAGCGGGAGGAGATCAAGGAGAAGCTGCGTGAACGAGCCAAGGAGCGCCGGGAGAAGGAGATGCTGGTCCGGAGGGAGCAGCAGCGCCGCTATGAGGACCAGGAGCTGGTGGGAAAGAACATCCCTAACTTCAAGCTGGCGGACATGCCTGATGGGCTGCCCAACGTGCTCTTTGGGGACATTGCCATGGTGACAGACTTTCTCAACTGCTACTCTGGCCTGCTGATGCCTGAGGACCAGTCCCCCATTACGGCCGCTGCCCTCATGGAGGCTCTCGCCACCAAACAAGCTGGCTTCCTGTACTTGAACCGTGTGTTAGTGATCCTTCTGCAGACGCTGCTACAGGACGAACTGGCCGAGGGCTACAGCGAGCTGGACATGCCGTTGTCGGAGATCCCGCTCACCATGCATTCTGTCTCGGAGCTGGTCCGGCTCTGCCTGCGTCCCAGCGATGCCCACGACGAAGGCAGCGGCCATGGCTCTGAGGACTGGGTGTGGGGGGCCCCGGACGACACGCTGAGCACCGAGATGCTGGAGAAGCTGGAGACCTCAGAAGTATTTGAGCTGAACCCGCAGGAGAAGATCGGCCTGCTGGTGGCGCTGTGCCACCGCATCCTTTTGACCTACTCGGTGGAGGACCACGTGGACGCCATGCAGCACCGCGCGGCCGAGCTCTGGAAGGAGCGCCTGGCCACGCTGAAGGAGGCCAACGACCGCGTACGAGCGGAGAAACAGAGGCGCAAGGAGCAGATGGAGGCTAAGCTGGGGGGCGGTGATTGGGTCAATGTGGAGGGCAGTGGTGCCGGAGGGGCGGCCAAGCAGGACAAGCGGAGAGATGGGGGGGCCAAGAAGGAAGGTGGCGGGGGGGAGTCGGTGGCCTCAGACCCTCTGCCTGAGGACATGGTGAGTGTGGTGAGGAGCAGGAGGCTACAGACCATTCAAGCtaagaaggagaaggaggagcaAGAGCGGCTGAACAAAG AGCGCATGGAGAAGGAGGCGGGGGAGGAGCGGGTGCGTAAGCGTAAGGCGGCGGCGGAGAGGGCCTTTCAGGAGGGCATCAGCAAGGCCAAGCTGGTCTTGAGGCGCATGCCGCTGGGCACGGACCGCAACCACAgcag GTACTGGCTTTTCTCTGATGCAGTGCCGGGCCTGTACATTGAGAAGGGCTGGGTACACAACAGCATAAACTACAGCTTTACTCTACCCCctaaagaggaggaggaggaggaggaagaagaggaggacgACGAGGCTGATGTGACAG AAAGTAAAGAGGAATGCAGTACAGAtggtggccagcaggggacacCTGAGACCCCTGTTGAAAGTACAGTTCCCAAAAGGGGACAGAATCTTTG GTTCGTGTGCGACTCCTTAGCCCAGCTGCAAGAGCTGATGGACAGTTTGCACCCCCAAGGTGTGCGGGAGAGCGAGCTGAAGAACCATCTCCAGTACAG GTACCAGGATATTCAGCAGTCCATCAGCGCTGCCCAGAAGGCCGGATCGCAGCAGAAGACCTGTGACAGCCCCCTGGAACTGCTCCATTACTTACAGAACGACATCCTGGAGGTGGCCTTGCGGCTGCAGAAGGGCGGCCTTGGCGACCTGGACGACATCGGCAGGTTTGAGGACAAG GTACGCTCGCTGGTGAGCCTGAAGGACTTCGGGCAGTGCATCATCACCCTCCAGGAGAGCGTCTTCACCAAGTTCCTGCAGGGCTTCATGGACCCCAAGCAGAAtaagagaaagaaaaagcagaatggAGAAGAAGGGAGCAAAGTGGAGGAAGCGGAGGAGGAGAAGAGGCTGGCTGACGAG gtGGCGACAGCTGTGGAGAAGTGGAAGGCCGCCATCCGCGAGGCGCAGACGTTCTCGCGGATGCACGTCCTGCTGGGTATGTTGGATTCCAGTATCAAGTGGGACATGTCGGCTGAGAACGCTCGCTGTAAGGTGTGCCGGAGGAAAG GGGAAGATGACAAGCTGATCCTTTGTGATAAGTGTAAAAAGGCCTTCCATCTGTTCTGCCTCCGTCCGGCACTCTACTCCATCCCAGACAGGGACTGGCTCTGCCTTGGATGTCAGCCTGCCCTGACTCGCCGTCATTCCCACGGAAG AAGCTATGACGAACACtctgaagaggaggaggaggaggatgatgatgaggaagaggatgatgaggaagatgaaaattctgaagaggaggaggatgacAAGAATGAGGATGATAAAGCCACTGGGCATTATT TGAGGTCAAGGAAGGCCAGGGGGAAGAAGTCCTGCAGCAGGAAGGCGGGCGCCAAGTCCCGCGGCGGCCAGCAGAAGGAATCCCCTAGCAACGCCGTCGACATAGACGAGCTG GTGCAGCAAAACTTCGTGAGGGGCGGGTGTCGACGGGCCCTGGAGCTGGACCGCTGTGAGGAGATCCTGCAGCGGCTGGTCAAGTTCCGCTACTCCTGGCCATTCAG GAAGCCGGTCTCTCCTGATTTGGTTGAGGATTACCAAGACGTCATCTCCCAGCCCATGAACTTCCAGACCATGCTGTGCAAGTTCTCTGACGGCCATTACCGGCACAGCGGCGACTTTCTGGAGGACATGAAGCTGGTGTTCTCTAATGCCGAGGAGTACAACCCACCTGACAGCCCCGTGCTCTCCTGCCTGCTGAAGACGGAGCGCGTGTTCATGGACCTTCTGGCCCAGCTGCTGCCGGGACTTGCTTACTTCCGACGCCACAAGCGCGCCTGCCGCAACCGTGGCGACGAGGAGGAGGCCGAGGCGGCACCGGAGGAGCCCGGGCGCGCTGCCCGACCAGGGAGGCCCAGTGGGAACAAGAGACAGGAATACGGAGACGGCCTTCGTAAGAGTGGCCAGCGTGACCTGAGgtcagaggaagaggagagcagctgtgaggaggaggaggacggtGGACTGAGGAAGAGCAGGCGGGCTGCTGTCCTGGGCCAAAGGAAGAATTACCGCGAGGTGGAGAGCGACAGCGATCGGGAGGAGGCTGTGGTCTACAGGAAACGGGGCCGTGGAAGGCCACGGCGGGACAGCAGACAAGACCATACCCGGTGCTTTGCAGAGGCAGGAGACGGtaaagggggcggggccagccTACGGCATTCCAAACGGCAGAAACCATCtctgtga